CTTAGGCATTGTCATGAAAATGAGCCACACTTCTTCCAGTCACTCTCCACACTTACTCTTGATCAAGAGGCTGTGTTTTATGAGTTACAgcacacacaatcaccacaACCAGGGGAGTGGTGTAACCAGTCAGATTTAACCATTTCCAGCTTAACCACTCTTGACGGTTCAATCTGATCTGTGATAATTTATTTACAACCTGGAAGAGCAGCACGGTTTCAATGAACATCCACACAAATGTAGAGATGAAGAAGAACCATCGGATACCATTCATGACTGCACAGGCTTGCTGAAAGAGAAGAGTAAATACTGAGGAATTGGTTTTGACCCGTAAATGTGTAAACAGAATGTAACAACACTTACCGGGGGCTGAAGATAGAGATGGAGAGGAGTTTTGAGCAGGTCAATAAGGTGAAATAGCAGGAGAGTTAAGCACAGGTTTATCAGAGCTTTGTTGGTTTCATTTGGGTTCTGCCAACAAAACTCAAATGTCAGAAGACACAAAATCAGGAAGACGATTCCCACTCCCTGAGCTATGGACATGTTCAGCACAGGGTGACAGTGCATGGACACAGTGGCTCCAAATAATGTCTAGGTTAGAAAACAGTATCAGTTAGAAAACTAATAAATGTTCTATAAAATGACTTCAGTAATTTCACTTATatatcaatcaattaatcaatcacttcttcaaaaactaaaataacaacacacacaaaacaagttGCTATAAATGATAATGATTCAGACAACTGTATGGGaaaacctgaccatcacacatacatgctgaaataaataacataacagATTAGGTCATCACTTTGCTGTTACAATAATCCCCACTCTTctggaaggctttccactagatatAGGAGCAAGGATATGGGAATTTGTCTGTTTCACTACAATAGCATTAGTGAGGACAAGGGTGCAGGGTTGTTCTAGTTTATCCCATCTGTGTAGTACATTTCATTTTGTTGACCATTTTAATCACGGCAAATCAGGTCTGGTATTGTCATGTGGGAACAGGTTTTCCTCTTAGttcaattaaaagaaaatgtaatgctacagcataaaGAGATGTGTGCTACATTTCTGTGTTTGAGGAGGCACCACATATAATATTGGTGTAACAGTCAGGCATCTACTATTAGCCATATAGTGTACTTGATGGATATTATTATACAACCACGAATAACTCAAAAGAACTGTATAAGAAATGCTGGTAGGTTTGCTGTTATCTCAAGCTGTTTGTCACAACAAAACTAAAATTGTAAACTATCATTACGTATAATCTTTGTTTGCATAATCCAGATTTGATCATGTCTGATCCTTTTGCACCTTATTTCTAACCCTGATATTTCAATTTTTCTACTTTTAATAAAGGACATTGTCACAGCCTTACAGAAATATGGATgtaaaattgaaattaaaatgtacatttattgcTTTGATGGTGGCAAGTcccaagaaaaaagaaatctttagAAGAAAGTTATCTTCATGTAGGTGACAACAGATAGTGTTATTGTAAATCATTACTCTTCTGTAATCTATAGTACAGAGTCCAACAGTGCATATTGTATTacggacctccgcctatatccattgtccaacaaaaagtggtacagctcccagatactttgacacacaggggtgagcctggtctcatttgaaagaatgagtttcagaaactagtttcagattgattctaggccttactggcacaaagttacaggggtttgaatgcagattttcctgtccgcctgggttgtttttctgataaactgattaatcttatttttctggaacatgttagggacaaaccaacaactgagagtcatagccacatgtcttggctttcaccaaaaaaaaattcaagtcaaaagacccaaaaatggattttatatgaatatttttctacggccctggtcgtcgggtgcagcgtttttgtgtacttgtttactatataactttgaaataaaaggctgcaggctcagtctgacaagccataaacaagcctagactctctctctatcactctggtgtgaaaacaggcctgtaacttgacaccctgagctgtgagagggacaaaaggtcagggattacgcaagaattcttctgcgcatccagttcacgcagacacaggcaaagaatgtaaGGCGTGTCGCATagcgttggaatcgtctgcttattggctaaacggctgtataggtcccggcccatttcattgctattggaaggagtaattgtcagtcaaaggcgggttcccaaaaattaggtcatgccaccattcccagccgtctatctctgccatacaagcaccgattggctcaaatgagggcttatttgattcgttaggacctgggctataaatatgacgtagactttgaatttttgcatatcccaattaggagttagagcggcaaaactagatgatggcgcacttctgtttccagttttcagaacactaacggaatatttgcggcgcgaccagagcgtttattgattaaaaggcttacagatttcaattccttggacctgtgtggatttttgtggattatttgtgttggaatatattaccccagtgaagaaagagacgcgtctaaatgtaagggaaaaaccggtctagcgccacctaggtcagttttgtccgaaatttttttctagttgtatgaaggctgtgaatcatattgtgctttgtgtgtgggcttaaaaaattattgagagtataaactttactaggtaaataggttttttcgtgtttttggaggatttgatgctttaaagttgaattgaagcttgtttctgggtcatcccctagtggtcacttctacttccgtgccgtgtacGGCACAGGGCCCGTAAGAGGTTAACAGGAGATTGTGTGTGACTTATTAGAGGTGTAAATTTAGGTCTATTTTATCAGACTGAAGATATACAATTTTTCAATGGAGACTTGAGAGTAATCTGTCCATATCAGCTGCAGTCTTTAGGATATCAAAGGAAGAACATCCACTAACAtctttagtgtctgtgttttaccaTCCACAGTAATGTTATAATGATTTCTAGGCAATTCCAGGATGTTTTAGTTGCTGGTGACCTTTTCCTAGTTTCTTACCTTACATGGAGTAGTCTCCATAATAAGAGCAAGTACTGAAGGATGATCACAGGAACACACAGTATGAGTGCTGTTAGTCTGTGTAATAACACAGCCATCTTCAACCCAATCATTTCTCACCCAATACACACAGAAGAGTGTACCATCAGGGTCAAACTCCTATCCAACAAGGAAAATGAGAAGAGGACTTAgtataaaagacacacacactcacatgtacacaATTTTAaccatcaaacaaaaaaaaaaacagcaatgttGAACtcacagaaatgtatttaaaagtgATATTGGCTGGTTGGGTGAACCACGTGTGGGTGGTTTTAGGAAATGTTACTGAAACCACAGTAGACATGAACTTTGTGGTTGAACTAGATTTCAGGATGTCTGCTATGTCACTGTAGCTCATGAAGGCCACAGCAGCTGATCCTGAagttacaaaaaatattaaataattctgtAAAATTTAAACCATTTCAATACGTTTTAATTcaaaatttattttgaatatacACAATCAGACAAAATAGTGTTAatagtcaaataaaaaaattaaaaaattgacTATTTTAATTGTACAATAAAATGGGATTAGCTGTTCAAGGAAACATAAAGTAGgcaaactataaaaaaaaaataaagcatgtgaATACAATTACTGATGTGGTCATATGTATATAGCATTGCTATGAGGTGCATATGAGTGTGCAGTTTTTAGTGCATTTTGGTTGAGGTAGTGGGTGATATTTGATAAGTCCTGTAAAGTCCAAGCTCCAGGTGTTTAACTGGCTGGCCTAaatggcctgtgggaagaagTTTCTCcttattctctctgtgtttgcattCAAGAATCAGAAGTGTTTTTCTGACTGAGTCCATTCTTGGGCTGGCTAATCGACTGCAGGTCAGGGAGATCAATGCAGATGGAACACTCAGCTGATTGCACCACTATCTGGAGAACTTGCCTGGCCTGCATGATAGTGACCACAAACCGGGCTGTGATGCTTCTTATCAAAATGCACTCAATGGTGCAAGTTAAAGTTACACCAAACATCCTTTAATTGTCTAAGGTAAATATGCTgctgggccttcttcaccagggtgttgatgtgacaggatcATGTCAGATCTGGTGTAAGCACCTAGATACTGTCCACTCTCCTCTCAGGGGTCCTGTTGTTTGGTTGTTCCTCTCTTTCCTCTGCTTTGTCCAAAAGTCTACTATCAACCCCTTTATCTTGCAAATTGTCAAGAGGAAGTTCATCTCCTGGCACCTTATCTTAAGGTTTTAGTCTCCTCTAGATAGGCCATTTCTCTGTTGTTGGAGATtaggcccaccacaacagtgtgaTCTGCAAACTTGACCATGGTGGTATatttggaagtggccacacagtcatagatgttcagtgagtacagcaggggatCAGAACACATATCTGAAAGTGTTTAATGTTGAGGGAATGGGAGGGTGAGGCATGTACTGCTTGTTGCCATCTATAAGGAGGTTGGCAATCTGTTGACACGTAGTCAGGCTACGgcccaggacctccaacttgGTGATGAATATGAAGGGAATTATGATGTTAAATGCTGAACTGGAAACAAGAAACAGCATTTCGATAATTCTCCTTCTGTTGTTCAAATAGCTCAGAATTGCATGAGATCTTCAGCATCTTCAGAGATGCATAGAGATCTTCATCTTCTCTATGCATCTTCAGAGATGCATAGAGATCTTCAGCATCTTCAGTAGAGCGTCTGGGACAAACTCTATTGGGTTCAAGGTGTCAAGAAATGAAGAGATCTTTCAAAGCCATCACAACTGAGGTTAGGGCTACTGGGTGAAGGTCGTGGGTGCAGGGATGCTAAGGTTTCTTCAGTGACAAGAACAATAATGCACTGCTTAAATCATGGGATTACAGACTGTTCAAGCGGGATGTTGAATATCTCAGAAAACACTAGTGCTAATTGGTCAGTGCATGATCTCAGGACCCGACCCCAGATGGGtatgtaaaataattattcaatCTTTAATCATAAAATTATCTTTAAGAATATAGACCCCATATGTGAccatattttttgtgttcttatatgtgctttatataattttaaaaatgttttccaaacatgtttgaaaaagtagattttaaaaaacctttaatgagtaaaaaaattgccagacaaatacaaatactaccttacctttgttattttttgcaaTCCCAAGCAGATCGATTTCTATGGAAgcactgtttgtttttaattgtgaGGAAGAATAGCTGGAGGCGGGATTTGCTTCATACAGCATCACAACTTGAACTTCTGAAAAGATATAAATGTAGGTTAATctagaataaattaaaatatttgaacaaagaagtgaaaagaaaatgtatttatagtacatgtttatttctattaataagCCATACTTAAGGTAAATTTGTGAATTTATAATGTTTGAACTCTAGCAGCAATGTATAAATTACAAGAAAGATTCGTACCTAAATTCTGAAGAAAGATACTTATGCTGTTGTTGGTGCGTGATGCTGTCACCAGTGAAGATACCAGTTTATGATTTGCATCCAGTACATTTCCATACATGGAATTATTTGTGTAAGTACCATTGTTTTCCAGGTGAGTCATGAGGTTATTTGTTAAGTTCAAATAATGTTCCACTTTCTAGTCAACAGCCATAAAGATACACGATGATTACGTATTCAAACAAAATGACAATCCTGTCCCAAAATCATCCCACTTGTGTTCTCAATTTGGAAAGAACAGCACATGTGTCTCACCTCTTGTGGTAATACTGCAGAAGGGATAGCCTGGCTTATATTCAGAAATTTCATTATGCATGAGATTGTCAAATTGTCCTGTAAAAAAATTTGATCAGAAACTCTGGTAAACATGTCCATCACACCAACTTCTGCTGAATATTGGAAAACAGCTCAGGAATCTAGCCATgggggtcacagtccagtgacttctgtgccggtcccaagcccggataaatagagggttgcatcaggaagggcatccagcaTAAAAAAATTGCCAAATTTAACCATGTGAATCGTCAGTACAAATTTCATACCAGATTGGTTGAGGCCCGGGTTAACAACGATCGCCATTGGCGCTGTTGACCTACAGGGCGCCagtggaaattgggctactgttggtcgaagaagtagaggagggaggagagtgcacagacagagagagaagaggaaaggtaagagtttaggactgagaataggaactctgaatgttggtactatgacagggaaaggtacAGAGTTGGctgatgatggagagaaggaaggtgggtatactgtgtgtacaggagaccaggtggaagggTAGCAAGGCTCATAGTATAGGAGCAGgattcaagctgttttattatggtgtggatagtaagagaaatggggtaggtgTGGTCCTCAAGGAGGAGTTTGTAAAGAATGTTCTATCGGTGaagagagtgtcagacaggTGATGATTctgaagttagagattgaaggggtgatgttgaatattgttagtggttatgccccaaaggtaggttgtgagttagaggagaaagagagattctggagtgaattTGATaaggtgatggagagtattcccactggtgagagagtggtgataggagcagattttaatggacatgttggtgaggggaacacaggtgatgaggaggtgatgggcaagtttggcgttaaggaaaggaaccttgaaagacagatggtagtggactttgctaagaggaTAGACAAGGCtgtggttaacacttattttcagaagaggaaggaacatagagtgacttacaagagtggaggtaggagaacaCAGGTAGACTATATCCTATGTAGAAAaggcaatctgaaagagattagtgGCTGTAAAATGGTAGTGGGAGAGAGTAtagccagacagcataggatggtggtatgtaggatgactctgatggtctgtaagaTAGAGTtcaaagatagagaagaaaaccaAGTGGTGGAggctgaaaaaggaggaatgttgtgagaaatttagacagaagttaaggcaggctctgggtggtcagggagtgctgccagatgactgggaaattacagcagaagtgatcagggagacagggagaaaggtgctaggtgtgtcatctggaagaaggaaagaagataaggagacttggtggtggaatgaggaagttcaggatagtatccagagtaagagattagccaagaagaagtgggacatggacaggactgaagagaatagacaggaatacaaggagttacagcgcagagtgaagagggaggtgACTAAGGCCAAGCATAAGGCATATGATgagttgtacactaggttagacactagagaaggagagaaggacttgtacaggttaGCTAGGCAGAGGGATCAAGATAGGAaggatgtgcagcaagttagaattattaaggatagagatggaagggtgctcacaggtgaggagagtgtagagaggagatggaaggaatacattgaggagctgatgaatgaggaaaatgagagggaaaaataatagaaaggatgaagtcaggaaggctttgaagaggatgaaaagtggaaaggcagttggtcctgacgacatcccggtagaggtctggaagtgtctaggagaggcagcagtggaatttttaactagtttgttcaacagggttttagagagtgagaggatgcctgaggaatggagaagtgtgttagtgattatctttaagaataagggtgatgtgcagagttgcagcaactatagggggataatGTTGATGAGCCATTcaatgaagctgtgggaaagagtagtggaagctaggttagGGCAGGTagtggaaatttgtgagcagcagtatggcttcatgcccagaaagaacACAACAGATGCAAAttttgctctgagaattttgatggagaagtatagggatagtcagagggagttgcactgtgtgtttgtagacttggagaaagcATATGACAGGGTGcactgtatgaggaagtcaggagtagcagagaagtatgtcagagtggtgcaggacatgtatgagaggagcaggacagtggtgaggtgtggtgtAGGTCATACAGAGGggttcaaagtggaggtggaTCAGGGATCAGCTCTGAGCCCCTTCATGCTCTGAGCCCCTTCatgtttgctatagtgatggaccagttgtcagaggagatcagacaggagtctccttggacgatgatgtttgcagatgacattgtgatctgtagtgagagcagggagcaggtggaggaaaacctggagaggtggaggtttaCGCTGGAGAGATGAGTGAAAGTTAGTCttagtaagactgagtacatgtgtgtgaatgaaaggaagggaagtggaacagtaaagttacagggtgaagagttgaagaaggtacaggaatttaagtacttggggtcaacaaTCCAATAGAGAGAGTTGAAAAAAGGTAATGAAgtgagtgcaggcaggttggaatgggtggagaaaggtgtcaggagttctgtgtgataggaaaatatcagtgagaatcaaggggaaggccTACAGGACactggtgagaccggccatgctgtatggtttagagacagtgtcactgaagaagagacaggagtcagagctagaggtagccgagctgaagatgttgaggttctctttgggagtgacaagattggacaggattaggaacaagtacatcagagggacagctcatgttggacattTCGGGGACAAAATTAGGGAaggagatggtttggacatgttcagaggagggagagtgagtatattggtaggaaaatgttggacatggagctgccaggcaggaggcaaagagaaaggccaaagaggaggtatatggatgtaattaatgaggatatgaagctagtgggtgaaGGGTGTTgcggatgcagaagatagggataagTTGAgagagatgatttgctgtggcgacccctgaagagaaaagccaaaagaagaagaagaagctcagGAGAAATAAACTACTGACTTCAGGAAAAGCTGTGTGACCTTAAACTACTACATGAACCGGGTCTTGGGGAGGGGTctcaaagaaaaaagatggtACTTCTGCATGGAAGCAGGAGAGTGACGAGTGAGCAGGAATCCATGCTAGGCTAAAGGTTAACCCTAGCTGTCTGGCTCTACCATCTATTCTCCTATGCAACATTTGCtccagtgtgtttatatttttaccatatactgtatatctgaaaCTAAGACAACTAAGAACCCAAgacaaaatgaatgaactatTTCTTGAACTTTTTTCCTTAATAGATTTAATAGTCCTTGTTCCAATATTCATAGAAGCAAAACCTGACAAATTCTGCAGGTTTGTGATGACTTCAAGAAGAATAGTTGCTACCAATGGCTGCAACCATAAAGATTATGCCTAACACCAAGCCACAGGGACATGCCTGTACTAAACCTAAGTAAGATTATCAATCAGAcgtttgtgagtttgaatcccaggtccaccagactgccactgctgggcccctgagcaaggtcctcaaccctctgctcagttgtatgaactGAGATAAAAtgcaagttgctctggataagggtgtctgccaaaacACCATAAACATACTAGCATACTGCCAGAGGGTTGCTGGCATAAAGATTTTACCTGGCAACAAATCCATGGTATATGCCTTTGGGATAGTACCAGAGACTAATACCTAAATCCTATATAGATCCTATATTGATTCTCACTGCCAGAGTACCAGTTTGGAGAAGGAGGAAAAGACATTCCTGATGCTTACAGTGCCAATCA
This genomic window from Tachysurus fulvidraco isolate hzauxx_2018 chromosome 18, HZAU_PFXX_2.0, whole genome shotgun sequence contains:
- the LOC113636405 gene encoding adhesion G protein-coupled receptor E3-like; this translates as MPDILKPTFFKTIINTKKTLMSTVVSVLQSEINTQLDKLVHVTFKHTTALEPEFSLSCVYWKDTEWVEDGCDIIQTNSSHTVCSCNQLGTFALIMETDPCRDNLTISCIMKFLNISQAIPSAVLPQEKVEHYLNLTNNLMTHLENNGTYTNNSMYGNVLDANHKLVSSLVTASRTNNSISIFLQNLGSAAVAFMSYSDIADILKSSSTTKFMSTVVSVTFPKTTHTWFTQPANITFKYISEFDPDGTLFCVYWVRNDWVEDGCVITQTNSTHTVCSCDHPSVLALIMETTPCKTLFGATVSMHCHPVLNMSIAQGVGIVFLILCLLTFEFCWQNPNETNKALINLCLTLLLFHLIDLLKTPLHLYLQPPQACAVMNGIRWFFFISTFVWMFIETVLLFQVVNKLSQIRLNRQEWLSWKWLNLTGYTTPLVVVIVCAVTHKTQPLDQECWGANDKVIFDIPILFTVTSNMILYIIIIIIMIITLKQLKNENLQRSNTDRTDMMIRVMFKSLAQFIILGCYWIFLYIPNEDGVFYNVYLFLNSQQGTFIFIVHCLLNQEMRQKYKKLLCDICCFKKPGTVTAFEETQETQH